One window from the genome of Gemmatimonadota bacterium encodes:
- a CDS encoding cupin domain-containing protein has protein sequence MEEHMYFVEEEKMSKKSIAPGVSIAVAGGERAQMSFVTLSPGSQVPMHDHPHEQLGVVLEGEFVMVIGGESRTIRPGDKYVIPGGVQHGVTEVMTKSVALDIFSPPREDYE, from the coding sequence ATGGAGGAGCATATGTATTTCGTCGAAGAGGAAAAAATGTCCAAAAAGTCCATCGCCCCGGGCGTCAGCATCGCCGTGGCTGGAGGCGAACGGGCCCAGATGTCCTTCGTAACGCTCTCGCCGGGATCGCAGGTGCCCATGCACGACCATCCCCATGAACAGCTGGGCGTCGTGCTGGAAGGTGAATTCGTCATGGTCATCGGCGGGGAAAGCCGGACCATCCGGCCGGGCGACAAGTACGTGATTCCAGGCGGGGTCCAGCACGGCGTGACCGAAGTCATGACCAAATCCGTCGCCCTGGACATTTTCAGCCCGCCCCGGGAGGATTACGAATAA
- a CDS encoding alanine--glyoxylate aminotransferase family protein: MPPHHDSFVPLDPGRRVLMGPGPSDMHPRVYQAMGAPLTGHLDPYFIGVMDDTKALLRYVFQTENAMTLAISATGSAGMETCICNLVEPGDEVLICVGGVFGDRMAQMAERHGGRLIRLEGEPGRPFTPEQVRQALDGCRPKVVGLVHAETSTGVLQPLEEIIPVIHAHGALVLVDTVASLGGTPVKVDEWGIDICYTGSQKCLSAPPGLAPLTLNVRALEAIAARKTPVGSWYMDLALINAYWDGDRTYHHTAPVSLFYALREALVLIHEEGLENGHQRHAANYEAFRAGIDAMGLAFFVDPPHRAPTINPVLTPEGIDEAGVRSRLLKDYGLELGGGLGPLKGRAWRVGLMGQSSQRDHVILCLGALEQALRAGGHEVAGSGVAAASAVYAGAA; this comes from the coding sequence ATGCCCCCGCATCATGATTCATTCGTACCCCTGGACCCCGGCCGACGCGTCCTCATGGGGCCCGGTCCGAGCGACATGCATCCCAGGGTCTACCAGGCCATGGGGGCTCCGCTGACCGGCCACCTGGACCCGTATTTCATCGGGGTCATGGACGATACCAAGGCGCTCCTGCGGTACGTGTTCCAGACCGAAAACGCCATGACGCTGGCGATCTCCGCCACGGGTTCCGCCGGCATGGAGACCTGCATCTGCAATCTCGTGGAGCCGGGTGACGAGGTACTCATCTGCGTGGGCGGCGTCTTCGGAGACCGCATGGCCCAGATGGCCGAGCGCCACGGCGGGAGGTTGATACGTCTCGAAGGCGAACCGGGGCGGCCTTTCACGCCGGAACAGGTCCGGCAGGCGCTGGATGGATGCCGTCCCAAGGTCGTGGGCCTCGTACACGCGGAAACGTCCACGGGCGTGCTGCAACCCCTCGAGGAGATCATCCCCGTCATCCACGCGCACGGCGCCCTCGTCCTGGTCGATACCGTGGCCTCCCTGGGCGGAACACCCGTCAAAGTCGACGAATGGGGCATCGACATCTGCTATACCGGCAGCCAGAAATGCCTGAGCGCCCCGCCTGGCCTGGCGCCCCTTACGCTCAATGTCCGCGCGCTCGAGGCCATCGCCGCCCGCAAGACACCGGTTGGCAGTTGGTACATGGATCTTGCCCTGATCAACGCGTACTGGGACGGCGACCGGACCTATCACCATACCGCGCCGGTGAGCCTGTTCTACGCCTTGCGGGAAGCCCTCGTGCTCATCCACGAGGAGGGATTGGAGAACGGCCACCAACGGCATGCCGCCAACTACGAAGCGTTCAGGGCGGGGATCGACGCCATGGGGCTCGCGTTCTTCGTCGACCCGCCGCACCGCGCCCCGACCATCAACCCCGTTCTGACCCCGGAAGGGATCGACGAGGCCGGCGTGCGGAGCCGCCTGCTGAAAGATTACGGACTCGAACTCGGCGGCGGCCTCGGTCCGTTGAAGGGCAGGGCCTGGCGCGTGGGGCTCATGGGCCAGTCCTCGCAGCGCGATCACGTCATTCTTTGCCTGGGCGCTCTCGAACAGGCCCTGCGCGCGGGAGGCCACGAAGTCGCCGGGAGCGGCGTGGCGGCGGCGAGTGCCGTGTACGCCGGGGCGGCCTAG
- a CDS encoding SPOR domain-containing protein: MPFRQAPLPIWVLIMRYDSPFKKPFQVATMVLCLLFGLNATGCSWLLGKRAPAAAPPVPQPEAQEREDDASRSDEALIGDPAESTSDSPVPPTAAEPTLGYRVQLFSFTRREAAEAALQQVERTLTEWSYGIYVDEESNGFKVRVGDFKEKADADILRDWLRNRGFVDAWTVRTLIQTR, translated from the coding sequence ATGCCCTTCCGCCAGGCACCGTTACCGATATGGGTACTGATCATGCGGTATGACTCTCCTTTTAAAAAGCCGTTCCAGGTTGCGACGATGGTTTTGTGTCTCCTGTTCGGCTTGAATGCGACGGGTTGCTCGTGGCTGCTCGGGAAGCGGGCACCCGCCGCGGCACCTCCTGTTCCTCAACCCGAAGCGCAAGAGCGCGAAGACGACGCGTCTCGATCCGATGAGGCGTTGATCGGTGATCCGGCCGAATCGACTTCCGACTCCCCCGTCCCCCCCACGGCAGCGGAACCCACCCTGGGATACAGAGTCCAGCTTTTTTCGTTTACGAGACGAGAAGCGGCCGAAGCCGCGCTACAACAGGTGGAGCGAACGCTGACGGAATGGTCGTATGGCATCTACGTGGATGAAGAATCCAACGGCTTCAAGGTGCGCGTGGGCGACTTCAAGGAAAAGGCCGATGCCGACATCTTGCGCGACTGGCTGAGAAACAGAGGTTTTGTCGACGCCTGGACGGTCAGGACCCTCATTCAGACACGCTGA
- a CDS encoding tetratricopeptide repeat protein: MFLRKVSIGVLFALGFALLIPVAADAQKIELRSAKIYIRETPPQWDKALALLETALEKDPGNNDAHYLLGLIHYYRGNFDTMFQNWNAVTFNDLDKKDKEQFRNTLGTMIRTNYQTGQQNYEQGKYADAAQFYDRSVNATSLLQDILRSIGKKNEAEEADNLEAAKQQGYLYWGYAALNSEDYESSRMALEKLTEADPDRFEAWDGLINVYFNTQVWDKAIMACDRVIELSEEVDINTYLIMRNAYFEVADTAGVITTYERAIEAFPEEKSMYRDLGSIHSSKNNLEKAIEVLEKGTAALPEAQDLLRYLGINYYNKGLSDRDAGNVEAASAAFNGAVESMNKLLVLEPKSIEAHDVLGDAYAGLASIETDEARKMELFTKGEEHQKTKMDLITSGEGM; the protein is encoded by the coding sequence ATGTTCTTAAGAAAGGTTTCCATCGGCGTATTGTTTGCCCTCGGCTTCGCCCTGTTGATACCGGTCGCCGCCGACGCGCAGAAAATCGAGCTTCGTTCCGCGAAGATCTACATCCGAGAAACGCCGCCGCAGTGGGACAAGGCCCTGGCGCTGCTCGAGACCGCCCTGGAGAAAGACCCGGGCAACAACGACGCCCACTATCTCCTCGGGCTCATTCATTACTACCGGGGAAATTTCGACACGATGTTCCAGAACTGGAATGCGGTGACCTTCAATGATCTGGACAAGAAGGACAAGGAACAGTTCAGAAACACCCTGGGCACCATGATCCGCACGAACTACCAGACGGGCCAGCAAAACTATGAACAGGGGAAGTACGCGGACGCCGCCCAATTCTACGACCGCTCCGTCAACGCGACCTCGTTGCTCCAGGACATATTGCGCTCCATCGGCAAGAAGAACGAGGCCGAGGAAGCGGACAACCTGGAAGCCGCCAAGCAACAGGGGTACCTGTACTGGGGCTACGCCGCCCTGAACTCGGAAGATTATGAAAGTTCCAGGATGGCCCTCGAGAAGCTCACCGAAGCGGATCCGGACAGGTTCGAAGCCTGGGACGGCCTGATCAACGTGTACTTCAACACCCAGGTCTGGGACAAGGCGATCATGGCCTGCGACAGGGTCATCGAACTGTCGGAAGAGGTCGATATCAACACCTATCTCATCATGCGCAACGCCTACTTCGAAGTCGCCGACACGGCCGGCGTGATCACCACGTACGAGCGGGCGATCGAAGCGTTTCCGGAAGAAAAGTCGATGTACCGGGACCTCGGTTCCATCCATTCCTCCAAGAATAACCTGGAAAAGGCGATCGAAGTACTGGAAAAGGGAACCGCCGCCCTTCCGGAGGCCCAGGATCTGCTGCGATACCTGGGGATCAACTACTACAACAAAGGATTGTCCGACCGGGATGCCGGAAACGTGGAAGCGGCCTCGGCGGCGTTCAATGGTGCTGTCGAAAGCATGAACAAGCTGCTGGTGTTAGAGCCGAAGAGTATCGAAGCCCACGATGTACTCGGCGATGCCTACGCTGGACTGGCCAGTATCGAAACGGACGAGGCCAGGAAGATGGAGTTGTTTACCAAGGGAGAAGAACACCAGAAGACGAAGATGGATCTGATCACCTCGGGAGAAGGCATGTAG
- a CDS encoding dihydroorotase, with product MRPDGPDTIGGAAGVAGLAVVRDGRIVDPASGRDEQGDLWMRDGRIVDRPADDEAKGAAVIDAAGLLVLPGLVDLHAHLCEPGFEYRETLESGALAAAAGGITAVACMPDTDPVIDDAPTVEFVRERAAGAAAKVHPIAAVTAGRRGERLTEAGELAEAGAVALSDAGRSIRNPAILRRALEYSRMFDLPILVHCEDLALSAGGQMHEGSHATRLGLKGIPSIAEETVAARDLMLAEWTGGRIHITHASTAVTVDLIRSAKQRGVRVTADASPHHLVLTDESLSTYDTRLKTNPPLRSKADVEALRAGLADGTIDAVASDHTPRSVDEKNTEFQEALPGATSLETMLAVVFTELIRPGLLTLDEGIRALSASPAGILGVEGGSLASGGPADLLLFDPDGTWTVDPASFRSRSANSPFTGRTLEGCVAMTIAGGRVSYRRDAPESP from the coding sequence ATGCGGCCTGACGGACCGGATACCATCGGCGGCGCTGCCGGAGTCGCAGGGCTTGCGGTGGTCCGCGACGGACGCATCGTCGACCCCGCTTCCGGCCGCGACGAGCAGGGCGATCTCTGGATGCGCGACGGAAGGATCGTCGACCGGCCGGCGGACGACGAGGCGAAAGGCGCCGCGGTCATCGATGCGGCCGGCCTGCTCGTCCTTCCGGGCCTGGTCGATCTGCACGCCCATCTCTGCGAACCGGGATTCGAGTACAGGGAGACCCTGGAGAGCGGCGCGCTCGCCGCCGCCGCGGGCGGTATCACCGCCGTGGCGTGCATGCCGGACACCGACCCGGTCATCGACGACGCGCCCACGGTGGAATTCGTTCGGGAAAGGGCGGCCGGCGCGGCGGCGAAGGTCCATCCCATCGCCGCGGTCACCGCGGGACGCCGGGGCGAACGCCTGACCGAAGCCGGCGAACTGGCCGAGGCCGGCGCCGTGGCGCTGTCCGATGCCGGCCGGTCCATCCGGAATCCGGCCATCCTGCGCCGGGCCCTTGAATACAGCCGGATGTTCGACCTGCCCATCCTCGTGCACTGCGAAGACCTGGCGCTCTCGGCCGGCGGGCAAATGCACGAGGGAAGCCACGCCACCCGGCTGGGACTGAAGGGCATACCCTCCATCGCGGAAGAAACCGTCGCCGCCCGGGACCTCATGCTGGCCGAGTGGACGGGCGGACGGATCCACATCACCCACGCCAGCACTGCGGTGACGGTGGATCTCATCCGATCGGCGAAGCAGCGGGGCGTGCGGGTGACCGCCGATGCCAGTCCCCACCACCTGGTGTTGACCGACGAATCCCTTTCAACATACGATACCCGCCTGAAGACCAATCCGCCCCTGCGGAGCAAAGCGGACGTGGAGGCGCTTCGCGCGGGCCTGGCGGACGGAACGATCGACGCCGTCGCTTCGGATCATACGCCGCGTTCCGTGGACGAGAAGAACACGGAGTTCCAGGAAGCGCTGCCCGGCGCCACCAGTCTCGAAACCATGCTGGCCGTCGTGTTTACCGAACTGATCCGGCCGGGCCTGCTGACCCTGGACGAAGGGATCAGGGCCCTGTCCGCATCCCCCGCGGGTATCCTGGGGGTAGAAGGAGGCAGCCTGGCGTCCGGCGGCCCCGCCGACCTCCTGCTCTTCGATCCGGATGGAACCTGGACCGTGGATCCCGCGTCCTTCAGGTCAAGATCGGCAAACTCGCCCTTCACCGGCCGCACGCTGGAAGGGTGCGTAGCCATGACCATCGCCGGCGGCCGGGTAAGCTACCGGCGCGACGCACCCGAATCACCTTGA
- a CDS encoding aspartate carbamoyltransferase catalytic subunit: MAKNRPSALRHRHLIGLEDYSREEIGLILDTADSFKEVIRRPIRKVPALRGKNVVNLFFESSTRTRLSFELAEKQLSADTLNFASTGSSVSKGESLSDTARNIEAMQVDCVVVRHAAAGAPLFLSQCLSSAVVINAGDGAHEHPTQGLLDLLTMRDALGRLEGLKVAFIGDIAHSRVARSNIWGLRKMGADVVVCGPPTLIPVDIEEMGVEVSYRIDDALRGADVIYALRIQLERQQEAFFPSQREYTRLFGIDPERLELAKPEAIVMHPGPINRGVELDSRVADSGRSVILDQVTNGVAVRMAALYLLNGGGERDAA; encoded by the coding sequence ATGGCGAAGAACCGGCCCAGCGCGCTGCGACACCGCCACCTGATCGGCCTCGAGGACTACTCCCGCGAGGAGATCGGGCTGATCCTGGATACGGCGGACTCCTTCAAGGAAGTGATCCGGCGGCCCATCCGCAAGGTCCCCGCCCTCCGCGGGAAGAACGTCGTAAACCTCTTCTTCGAATCGAGCACCCGCACGCGGCTTTCCTTCGAACTCGCCGAAAAGCAGCTCTCGGCCGACACCCTGAACTTCGCGTCCACCGGCAGCAGCGTGTCCAAGGGAGAATCCCTGAGCGACACGGCGCGGAACATCGAAGCCATGCAGGTGGACTGCGTGGTGGTGCGCCATGCCGCCGCCGGCGCGCCCCTCTTCCTTTCGCAGTGCCTGTCGAGCGCGGTCGTCATCAACGCGGGCGACGGCGCCCACGAACATCCCACGCAGGGGTTGCTGGACCTCCTGACCATGCGGGACGCCCTCGGCCGGCTGGAGGGACTGAAGGTGGCGTTCATCGGCGACATCGCCCACAGCCGGGTGGCGCGCTCCAATATCTGGGGACTCCGGAAAATGGGCGCCGACGTGGTCGTATGCGGGCCGCCCACGCTGATACCCGTCGACATCGAGGAGATGGGCGTGGAGGTCAGCTACCGGATCGACGACGCCCTCCGCGGCGCCGACGTGATCTACGCCCTCCGGATACAGCTTGAACGGCAACAGGAAGCCTTCTTTCCGTCCCAGCGCGAGTACACGCGGCTGTTCGGCATCGACCCCGAACGGCTGGAACTCGCCAAACCCGAAGCCATCGTCATGCACCCCGGCCCCATCAACCGCGGCGTGGAACTCGACAGCCGCGTGGCGGACAGCGGGAGATCGGTCATCCTGGACCAGGTGACCAACGGCGTCGCGGTGCGCATGGCGGCCCTCTATCTCCTTAACGGCGGAGGTGAGCGCGATGCGGCCTGA
- the pyrR gene encoding bifunctional pyr operon transcriptional regulator/uracil phosphoribosyltransferase PyrR produces MSEQVLDREGIARALSRIARQIMERNQGASGIAIVGIQRRGDWLARRLAEAIREAEDTAVPVGVLDINLYRDDLQVRADYPVVRTTDIPFDIEGRTVILVDDVLYTGRTIRAALDELKDFGRARRIELAVLIDREGRELPIQADYIGETIEVGPGRTVVVHVHELDRDDNVAVEEVA; encoded by the coding sequence ATGAGCGAGCAGGTCCTCGACAGGGAAGGCATCGCCCGGGCGTTGTCCCGCATCGCCCGCCAGATCATGGAACGCAACCAGGGCGCTTCCGGCATCGCCATCGTGGGTATCCAGCGGCGCGGCGACTGGCTGGCGCGGCGGCTGGCCGAGGCCATACGGGAGGCGGAAGACACGGCCGTACCCGTGGGCGTACTGGACATCAACCTGTACCGCGACGACCTCCAGGTCCGCGCGGACTACCCCGTCGTCCGCACGACCGACATCCCCTTCGATATCGAGGGGCGCACCGTCATCCTGGTGGACGACGTCCTGTACACCGGCCGCACGATCCGCGCGGCGCTGGACGAGCTTAAGGATTTCGGGCGGGCAAGGCGGATCGAACTCGCCGTCCTGATCGACCGGGAAGGACGGGAACTGCCCATCCAGGCGGATTACATCGGGGAGACCATCGAAGTGGGCCCCGGCCGGACCGTCGTCGTCCACGTCCATGAGCTGGACCGGGACGACAACGTCGCGGTGGAGGAGGTGGCCTGA
- a CDS encoding sugar phosphate isomerase/epimerase: protein MGGHPPRERRRGILAAHQPALPERAAQTLPGLAHPPAGSQERLRRDRPGNDGKDGRGGTTRMKFAFCNEMFQDVPLRRIFQTAAEIGYDGVEIAPFTVARSVNEVGPDARKAIRDDAAEYGLEITGLHWLLLSPEGLYLNHPDDGIRYCTRLYLCDLIKFCGDIGGRVMVAGSPKQRDVLPDQTCEATWDRTRQAYQECLPTAEENGVTICLEPLDAAQTNFINTPDEAARMVREIDHPNFRLIIDVRATLCQGLDVAAAIHEHRDITAYIHFNDATGNGPGFGDTDFVPILRALRETGYDGYGSVEVFDYSYGAEHIARKSLETLKAAWSAASAVGEGAAGTAQDAASAAGKGAG, encoded by the coding sequence ATGGGTGGACATCCACCGCGAGAGCGGCGACGTGGCATCCTGGCAGCGCATCAACCGGCGCTTCCTGAGCGTGCTGCGCAAACGCTTCCTGGTCTGGCGCACCCTCCCGCAGGATCTCAAGAACGACTACGCCGCGACCGGCCGGGAAATGACGGAAAGGATGGAAGAGGCGGGACAACCCGTATGAAGTTCGCCTTCTGCAACGAGATGTTCCAGGACGTCCCCCTCCGGCGGATCTTCCAAACCGCCGCGGAAATCGGATATGACGGCGTGGAGATCGCCCCCTTCACGGTAGCGCGGTCGGTGAACGAGGTCGGTCCCGACGCCCGGAAGGCGATACGCGACGACGCGGCGGAATACGGCCTCGAAATCACCGGGCTGCACTGGCTCCTGCTCAGTCCGGAAGGCCTCTACCTCAACCACCCAGACGACGGCATCCGGTACTGCACCCGTCTGTACCTCTGCGACCTTATCAAGTTCTGCGGAGACATCGGCGGCCGGGTCATGGTGGCCGGTTCGCCGAAGCAGCGCGACGTGCTGCCGGACCAGACCTGCGAGGCGACGTGGGACCGGACCCGCCAGGCGTACCAGGAGTGCCTGCCCACGGCGGAGGAAAACGGGGTCACCATCTGCCTCGAGCCCCTGGACGCCGCCCAGACCAACTTCATCAACACCCCGGACGAAGCCGCGCGGATGGTCCGCGAGATCGACCATCCCAATTTCCGCCTGATCATCGACGTCCGGGCGACCCTCTGCCAGGGGCTGGACGTCGCGGCGGCCATCCACGAACACCGGGATATCACGGCCTACATCCACTTCAACGACGCCACCGGCAACGGGCCGGGATTCGGAGATACCGATTTCGTCCCCATCCTGCGGGCGCTCCGGGAAACCGGCTACGACGGATACGGTTCGGTGGAGGTATTCGACTATTCGTACGGCGCGGAGCACATCGCCCGGAAGAGCCTGGAGACGCTGAAGGCGGCCTGGTCGGCTGCGAGCGCGGTGGGCGAGGGGGCAGCCGGAACGGCACAGGACGCGGCGAGCGCGGCGGGCAAAGGGGCGGGCTGA